A genome region from Coprococcus phoceensis includes the following:
- a CDS encoding cysteine desulfurase family protein — protein sequence MEVYLDNSATTKCYESVREIVGKVMCEDYGNPSSMHKKGVDAEKYIKESKETLAKLLKVQEKEIYFTSGGTESDNLALIGCARANHRAGKHLITSSIEHPAILNTMHYLEEEEGFRVTFLPVDKDGRIRLDALKEALCEDTILVSVMYVNNEVGSVQPIEEAVQIVKNYNKNILFHVDAVQGFGKYRIFPKRIGVDMMSVSGHKIHGPKGIGALYINEKVKIKPIVFGGEQQKNVRSGTENVPGIAGLGAAAKEIYTNLEQKVETMRSLKNYFIEGIAKIENTTIHGRTDETSAPHIVSVGFAGIRSEVLLHTLEEKGIYVSSGSACASNHPAISGVLKGIGAGTEYLDATLRFSFSEFTTKEEIDYTLETLYNCVPMLRKYTRH from the coding sequence ATGGAAGTTTATTTGGACAATTCTGCAACTACAAAATGTTATGAGAGTGTCAGAGAGATTGTAGGAAAAGTAATGTGTGAAGATTACGGCAATCCGTCTTCAATGCACAAAAAGGGAGTAGATGCAGAAAAATATATAAAAGAGTCAAAAGAGACATTGGCGAAGCTTTTAAAAGTGCAGGAGAAAGAGATTTACTTTACTTCCGGAGGGACAGAGAGTGACAATCTGGCTCTGATTGGTTGTGCAAGAGCCAATCACAGAGCGGGAAAACATCTGATCACATCTTCTATCGAACATCCGGCAATCTTAAATACGATGCATTATCTGGAGGAGGAAGAAGGATTTCGAGTGACATTCCTGCCGGTGGATAAGGATGGCAGAATCCGTTTGGATGCATTGAAAGAGGCGCTTTGCGAGGATACTATTCTCGTGTCTGTCATGTATGTGAATAATGAGGTTGGTTCCGTGCAGCCGATCGAGGAAGCAGTGCAGATTGTGAAGAATTATAATAAAAACATTCTGTTCCATGTGGATGCGGTTCAGGGATTTGGGAAATACCGTATTTTTCCAAAGAGAATCGGAGTGGATATGATGTCGGTGAGCGGACATAAAATCCACGGACCAAAAGGAATCGGAGCGCTTTACATCAATGAAAAAGTAAAGATTAAACCAATTGTATTTGGTGGCGAACAGCAGAAAAATGTCCGCTCCGGTACGGAGAATGTTCCGGGAATTGCCGGACTCGGCGCTGCGGCAAAAGAGATTTATACCAATCTGGAACAAAAAGTGGAGACGATGAGGTCGCTTAAGAACTACTTTATAGAAGGAATTGCAAAGATTGAGAACACGACGATTCACGGACGAACCGATGAGACAAGCGCGCCGCATATTGTCAGTGTGGGATTTGCGGGAATTCGAAGCGAGGTACTATTGCATACGTTGGAAGAGAAAGGAATTTATGTATCTTCCGGATCTGCATGTGCATCAAATCATCCGGCAATCAGCGGTGTACTAAAAGGAATTGGAGCGGGAACAGAATATTTGGACGCGACACTTCGATTTAGTTTTTCTGAATTTACAACAAAAGAAGAAATTGACTATACATTGGAAACACTATATAATTGTGTACCGATGCTTAGAAAGTATACAAGACACTAA
- the thiI gene encoding tRNA uracil 4-sulfurtransferase ThiI, with translation MMFQAFLIKYGEIGIKGKNRYLFEDALIRQMKFSLQDVEGEFHIHKSQGRIYVDCEGYYDYEETVDALKRVFGIVGICPVVHVEDKGFEELKREVVDYMDKMYPDKNTTFKVEARRGKKSYPKNSMEINCDLGEAILDAFPEIRVDVHKPAIKLNVEIREKIYIYSEIIPGPGGMPVGTNGKAMLLLSGGIDSPVAGYMVSKRGVALEATYFHAPPYTSERAKQKVVDLAKLVSKYSGPIKLNIVNFTDIQLYIYEKCPHDELTIIMRRYMMRIAEHFAKESGCLGLITGESIGQVASQTMQSLAATNDVCTLPVYRPVIGFDKQEIVEIAEKIDTFETSILPFEDCCTIFVAKHPVTKPNINIIRRSEENLAEKIDELFETAINTVETIVVKP, from the coding sequence ATGATGTTTCAGGCTTTTTTGATAAAATATGGAGAAATTGGAATCAAGGGAAAGAACCGTTATCTGTTTGAAGATGCATTGATCAGACAGATGAAGTTCTCCCTTCAGGATGTGGAAGGAGAATTTCACATTCACAAATCACAGGGCAGAATTTATGTAGACTGTGAAGGATATTATGACTATGAGGAGACGGTAGATGCACTGAAAAGAGTGTTTGGAATCGTTGGGATTTGTCCGGTTGTTCATGTGGAAGACAAAGGATTTGAGGAACTGAAAAGAGAAGTTGTAGATTACATGGATAAGATGTATCCGGATAAAAATACGACATTCAAAGTGGAAGCGAGACGTGGAAAGAAAAGCTATCCGAAGAATTCTATGGAGATTAACTGTGATTTGGGAGAAGCAATCTTAGATGCGTTTCCGGAGATTCGTGTCGATGTGCACAAACCAGCGATTAAATTAAATGTAGAGATTCGAGAGAAGATTTATATCTATTCTGAGATTATTCCAGGACCGGGAGGAATGCCGGTTGGAACAAACGGGAAAGCGATGTTGCTATTGTCAGGCGGTATAGACAGTCCGGTGGCAGGCTATATGGTATCAAAACGTGGAGTTGCGCTGGAGGCGACATATTTCCATGCACCGCCGTATACAAGTGAACGTGCAAAACAAAAAGTAGTAGATCTGGCAAAACTGGTATCAAAATATTCAGGACCGATCAAGCTGAATATTGTCAACTTTACAGATATTCAGTTGTATATTTATGAAAAGTGCCCGCATGATGAGCTGACGATTATTATGAGAAGATATATGATGCGAATCGCAGAGCATTTCGCAAAAGAGAGCGGATGTTTAGGGCTGATCACGGGAGAAAGTATTGGACAAGTGGCGAGTCAGACAATGCAGAGTCTTGCTGCGACAAACGATGTGTGCACTCTTCCGGTATATCGTCCGGTTATTGGATTTGATAAACAGGAAATTGTAGAAATTGCAGAAAAAATTGATACATTTGAGACTTCAATCTTACCGTTTGAAGACTGCTGTACAATTTTTGTCGCAAAACATCCGGTGACAAAACCGAACATTAATATCATTAGACGCTCAGAAGAAAATCTAGCGGAGAAGATTGATGAATTATTTGAGACTGCGATAAATACAGTGGAGACAATTGTTGTCAAACCTTAG
- the prmA gene encoding 50S ribosomal protein L11 methyltransferase, giving the protein MKWNKFRLKTTTESEDIVSSMLMDLGIQGIEIEDKIPLTQSDKEQMFVDILPEIEADDGVAYISFYLEEDEDKEEVLANVKKELEEMRAYTNVGACTIEESQTEDVDWVNNWKQYFHQFYVDDVLIIPSWEEVKPEDEDKMIIHIDPGTAFGTGMHETTQLCIRQIRKYVTPDTTILDVGCGSGILGMLALKFGAKYSVGTDLDPCAIDATYENMEVNGITKDQYEVMIGNIIDDKEVQDKVGYEKYDIVVANILADVLVPLTPVILHQLKTGGIYITSGIIDAKEETVVEAVKEAGLEVLEVTYQGEWVSVTARKN; this is encoded by the coding sequence ATGAAATGGAATAAATTTAGATTGAAAACAACGACAGAAAGCGAAGATATCGTCAGCAGTATGCTGATGGATCTTGGAATTCAGGGCATTGAGATTGAGGACAAGATTCCGTTGACACAGTCTGATAAAGAGCAGATGTTTGTGGATATCCTTCCGGAGATTGAAGCAGATGACGGTGTTGCGTACATTAGTTTTTATCTGGAAGAGGACGAGGACAAAGAAGAAGTTCTTGCGAATGTAAAAAAAGAATTGGAAGAGATGCGGGCATATACGAATGTGGGGGCGTGTACCATTGAAGAATCACAGACTGAAGATGTGGATTGGGTCAACAATTGGAAACAGTACTTCCACCAATTTTATGTGGATGATGTGCTCATCATTCCGTCGTGGGAAGAGGTGAAACCGGAGGATGAGGATAAGATGATCATTCACATCGATCCGGGGACTGCGTTTGGAACAGGAATGCATGAGACAACACAACTTTGTATCCGCCAGATCCGCAAATACGTGACACCGGATACGACAATTTTAGATGTAGGATGCGGAAGCGGGATTCTTGGAATGCTCGCCTTAAAATTCGGGGCAAAATATTCGGTTGGAACGGATTTGGATCCATGTGCTATCGATGCGACTTATGAGAACATGGAAGTAAACGGAATTACAAAAGATCAGTATGAGGTCATGATCGGAAATATCATCGATGACAAAGAGGTGCAGGACAAAGTCGGATATGAAAAATATGATATTGTCGTGGCGAATATTCTTGCAGATGTGTTAGTTCCGCTTACACCTGTTATCTTACATCAGTTAAAGACAGGCGGAATTTATATCACAAGTGGAATTATCGATGCAAAAGAAGAGACAGTCGTGGAGGCAGTGAAAGAAGCAGGACTTGAAGTTCTGGAAGTGACATATCAGGGCGAATGGGTATCCGTGACGGCAAGAAAAAATTAG
- a CDS encoding manganese efflux pump MntP produces the protein MGIVELFLIAVGLSMDAFAVAVCKGLAMKKCTWTKAGIVGLYFGVFQAGMPLIGYVLGVQFKDFITSIDHWIAFILLGIIGFNMVRESREEECETASEALDVKTMIGLAVATSIDALAVGVTFAFLQVKIVPAVSFIGVTTFIISVAGVKIGNIFGAKYKSKAELAGGIILILMGVKILLEHLGFLG, from the coding sequence ATGGGTATTGTAGAATTATTTTTAATTGCGGTAGGATTGTCGATGGATGCATTTGCGGTTGCAGTCTGTAAGGGGCTGGCAATGAAAAAATGTACGTGGACGAAAGCGGGGATCGTAGGTCTGTATTTTGGAGTGTTTCAGGCTGGAATGCCGTTGATCGGATATGTTTTGGGCGTGCAGTTTAAAGACTTTATCACATCAATCGACCACTGGATTGCGTTCATCCTTCTTGGGATTATCGGATTTAATATGGTGCGAGAGTCAAGGGAAGAGGAATGCGAGACGGCGAGCGAAGCTTTGGATGTGAAGACGATGATAGGGCTTGCGGTTGCGACGAGCATTGATGCGTTGGCAGTCGGAGTGACATTTGCATTTCTTCAGGTGAAAATCGTGCCGGCAGTCAGCTTTATCGGAGTGACTACATTTATCATCTCGGTGGCAGGTGTGAAGATCGGGAATATCTTCGGGGCAAAGTACAAATCAAAAGCAGAGCTTGCAGGAGGGATCATTCTGATTCTGATGGGAGTCAAAATATTGTTGGAGCATTTGGGATTCTTGGGATAA
- a CDS encoding ribonuclease J, with amino-acid sequence MKKESNSKLKIIPLGGLEQIGMNITAFEYEDSIIVVDCGLAFPEDDMLGIDLVIPDITYLRDNIKKVKGFVITHGHEDHIGSLPYVLKDMNLPIYATKLTMGIIENKLKEHNLLRSTRRKVVRHGQSINLGQFRIEFIRTNHSIQDAAALAIYSPAGTVVHTGDFKVDYTPVFGDAIDLQRFAEIGKKGVLAMMSDSTNAERPGFTMSERTVGKTFDQIFAEHRNTRIIIATFASNVDRVQQIINSAYKYDRKVVVEGRSMVNIISTASELGYLHIPDKTLIEIDQLKNYPDEKTVLITTGSQGESMAALSRMAADIHKKVTIKPGDTVIFSSNPIPGNEKAVSRVINELSQKGADVIFQDAHVSGHACQEELKLIYSLLKPKYAIPVHGEYRHLKANAKLAESLGIPKENIFIMHSGDVLALDEKEAKIVDKVHTGAILVDGLGVGDVGNIVLRDRQHLAEDGILIVVLTLEKRTNQLLAGPDIVSRGFVYVRESESLMEEARQVLQEALEKCLTNRNADWSRIKLVIRDTMNEFIWKRTKRKPMILPIIMDV; translated from the coding sequence TTGAAAAAAGAAAGTAACTCAAAATTGAAAATTATTCCACTCGGCGGATTAGAGCAGATTGGAATGAATATTACTGCCTTTGAATATGAGGACAGTATTATAGTAGTGGATTGCGGATTGGCATTCCCGGAAGATGATATGCTTGGAATCGATCTTGTGATTCCGGATATCACTTATTTAAGAGACAATATTAAAAAAGTAAAAGGATTTGTTATCACACATGGACATGAGGATCATATTGGCTCTCTTCCGTATGTATTGAAGGATATGAATCTCCCGATTTATGCGACAAAGCTGACAATGGGGATTATTGAAAATAAATTAAAAGAGCATAATCTGCTTCGCAGTACAAGACGAAAAGTAGTGCGTCACGGACAGTCGATTAATTTAGGACAGTTTCGTATTGAATTTATCCGTACGAACCACAGTATTCAGGATGCGGCAGCGCTTGCAATTTATTCGCCGGCGGGAACTGTAGTACACACAGGTGACTTTAAGGTAGATTACACACCGGTATTTGGCGATGCCATTGATCTGCAGAGATTTGCAGAGATTGGTAAAAAAGGTGTTTTGGCGATGATGTCAGACAGTACGAATGCAGAGAGACCGGGATTTACGATGTCTGAGCGGACAGTTGGAAAGACATTTGATCAGATATTTGCGGAACACCGTAATACAAGAATTATTATTGCGACATTTGCGTCCAATGTAGACCGAGTACAGCAGATTATTAACTCTGCATATAAGTACGACAGAAAAGTAGTTGTGGAAGGACGCAGTATGGTCAATATTATCTCGACAGCGTCAGAGCTTGGATATCTTCACATTCCGGACAAGACATTAATCGAGATTGACCAGCTGAAAAATTATCCGGACGAAAAGACAGTTTTGATCACGACAGGAAGCCAGGGAGAGTCAATGGCTGCATTGTCACGTATGGCGGCAGACATTCATAAAAAAGTGACAATCAAGCCGGGAGATACCGTTATTTTCAGTTCTAATCCGATTCCGGGGAATGAAAAGGCAGTGTCACGTGTGATTAATGAATTATCACAGAAAGGGGCAGATGTCATTTTCCAGGATGCCCATGTATCAGGACATGCCTGTCAGGAAGAACTAAAGCTGATCTATTCCCTGTTAAAACCGAAATATGCAATTCCGGTACATGGAGAGTATCGTCATTTGAAAGCAAATGCAAAATTGGCAGAAAGCCTTGGTATTCCGAAAGAAAATATTTTCATCATGCATTCCGGAGACGTGCTTGCATTAGATGAAAAAGAGGCAAAGATTGTAGATAAAGTACACACCGGAGCAATTTTAGTCGACGGACTTGGCGTTGGAGATGTGGGAAATATCGTATTACGTGATCGTCAGCATCTGGCGGAAGATGGTATTTTAATCGTTGTTCTTACGTTAGAAAAGAGAACGAATCAGCTTCTTGCAGGACCGGATATTGTATCCAGAGGATTTGTGTATGTGAGAGAATCTGAGAGTCTGATGGAAGAGGCAAGACAAGTTCTTCAGGAAGCACTGGAGAAATGTCTGACGAACCGGAATGCAGACTGGAGCCGTATTAAGCTTGTGATACGTGATACCATGAATGAATTTATATGGAAGAGGACAAAGAGAAAACCTATGATTCTTCCGATTATTATGGATGTATAG
- the mtaB gene encoding tRNA (N(6)-L-threonylcarbamoyladenosine(37)-C(2))-methylthiotransferase MtaB, giving the protein MKRAALHNLGCKVNAYETEAMQQLLEENGYEIVPFKEGADVYIINTCTVTNMADRKSRQMLHRAKKMNPDAIVVAAGCYVQAKEASGEIDESIDIVIGNNKKKDLIQILDGFYEKKQGQNKAVIDINHTHEYEEMHLNKTAEHTRAYIKVQDGCNQFCTYCIIPFARGRVRSRAKEDVVREVTELAANGYQEVVLTGIHLSSYGVDLENENLLSLILAVNEIEGIKRIRLGSLEPRIITEDFVKTISGLEKMCPHFHLSLQSGCDETLRRMNRRYTSEEYYEKCMLLRKYFAHPALTTDVIVGFPGETEEEFEKSKAFIDKVDFYETHIFKYSKREGTKAAVMDNQIPEQIKTARSNELLELGQKKRIKYEEQFVGTTVEVLMEEQIKIDGENYQVGHTKEYVKVALKTEANLQNKLVDIQIDNHSQIIH; this is encoded by the coding sequence ATGAAAAGAGCAGCATTACATAATTTGGGATGTAAAGTAAATGCATATGAGACGGAAGCGATGCAACAGCTTTTGGAAGAAAATGGATATGAGATTGTGCCGTTTAAAGAAGGCGCGGATGTGTATATTATCAATACATGCACAGTGACTAACATGGCGGACAGAAAGTCCCGTCAGATGCTCCATCGTGCAAAAAAGATGAATCCGGATGCAATTGTAGTTGCAGCTGGATGCTATGTGCAGGCAAAAGAAGCAAGCGGAGAAATTGACGAGAGTATTGATATCGTTATCGGAAATAATAAAAAGAAAGATCTGATTCAGATTCTGGATGGGTTTTATGAGAAAAAACAAGGTCAAAATAAGGCTGTAATTGATATTAATCATACACACGAATATGAGGAGATGCACTTGAATAAAACAGCAGAACATACGAGAGCATACATCAAAGTACAGGATGGCTGCAATCAGTTTTGTACCTACTGCATCATCCCGTTTGCAAGAGGAAGAGTGCGAAGCCGTGCAAAAGAAGATGTGGTTCGGGAAGTGACAGAACTTGCAGCAAACGGCTATCAGGAAGTTGTGCTGACTGGAATTCACTTGAGTTCTTATGGCGTGGATTTAGAGAATGAGAATTTACTTTCTCTGATTTTGGCTGTAAATGAGATTGAAGGTATTAAAAGAATTCGGCTTGGTTCATTGGAACCACGGATTATTACAGAGGATTTTGTGAAAACGATTTCGGGTCTTGAAAAGATGTGTCCGCATTTTCATCTTTCGCTGCAAAGCGGATGCGATGAGACCCTTCGCCGAATGAATCGAAGATATACTTCTGAGGAATATTATGAAAAGTGTATGCTGCTTCGCAAATATTTTGCGCATCCGGCTCTTACAACAGATGTGATTGTAGGATTTCCGGGGGAAACAGAAGAAGAATTTGAAAAATCAAAAGCCTTTATCGATAAAGTGGATTTTTATGAGACGCATATTTTTAAATATTCAAAGCGGGAAGGTACAAAAGCGGCAGTGATGGACAACCAGATTCCGGAGCAGATTAAAACAGCGCGCAGTAATGAACTTCTTGAGTTGGGTCAAAAAAAGAGAATAAAATACGAAGAACAGTTTGTAGGAACTACGGTAGAAGTTTTGATGGAAGAACAGATAAAAATCGACGGAGAAAACTATCAGGTCGGACATACAAAAGAGTATGTGAAAGTTGCATTAAAGACGGAAGCAAATTTGCAGAATAAGTTAGTAGATATCCAAATTGATAATCATTCACAAATTATTCATTGA
- a CDS encoding DUF1292 domain-containing protein, whose protein sequence is MEKIKFVFDDTKDEVEFFVLEQTKVNGNSYILVTDSEEDEAECLILKDTSAAEDVESLYEVVEDENELMGVLKVFEELLEDIDIDM, encoded by the coding sequence ATGGAAAAAATTAAATTTGTGTTTGATGATACAAAAGATGAAGTGGAATTTTTTGTGTTGGAACAGACAAAAGTAAATGGAAATTCGTATATTTTAGTGACGGATTCCGAAGAAGATGAGGCGGAGTGCCTTATTTTAAAGGATACAAGTGCGGCAGAGGATGTGGAGAGTCTCTACGAAGTAGTAGAAGACGAGAACGAGCTTATGGGAGTGCTGAAAGTATTCGAGGAACTATTAGAAGATATTGATATTGATATGTAA
- the ruvX gene encoding Holliday junction resolvase RuvX, whose protein sequence is MRVMGLDYGSKTVGVAISDPLGITAQGIETIHRKAENKLRQTLARIEELVKEYEVDKLVLGFPKHMNNTIGDRAEKSLELKAMLERRTGLPVIMWDERLTTLEAERTLIESKVRREDRKKYVDKIAAVFILQGYLDSIRMNHE, encoded by the coding sequence ATGAGAGTGATGGGATTAGATTACGGCTCAAAGACCGTGGGAGTGGCGATAAGCGACCCGCTGGGAATTACAGCTCAGGGAATAGAGACAATTCATCGTAAAGCGGAGAACAAGTTACGTCAGACACTTGCTCGTATTGAAGAATTGGTGAAAGAATACGAAGTGGACAAACTTGTGCTTGGCTTTCCAAAGCATATGAATAATACAATAGGTGATCGTGCGGAAAAATCTTTGGAATTAAAAGCAATGCTGGAGAGACGGACAGGTCTTCCGGTTATTATGTGGGATGAACGTCTGACGACTTTGGAGGCAGAACGGACATTGATTGAAAGTAAAGTAAGACGCGAAGACCGGAAAAAATATGTGGATAAGATAGCGGCAGTTTTTATATTGCAGGGATATTTGGATTCGATTCGCATGAATCACGAATAG
- a CDS encoding O-methyltransferase: protein MIVDERMVTFIHSLETENSEILETIEKEALDTYVPIIRKEMQSFLKVLLQIKKPMRILEVGTAVGFSALLMSEYVSEDCKITTIEKYEKRIPIARENFKRAGKEEQITLLEGDALEILKSLDETYDFIFMDAAKGQYIYYMPEVVRLLEHGGVLVSDNVLQEGDIIESRFAVERRNRTIHSRMREYLYELKHHKLLETSIIPLGDGVALSTKIREE, encoded by the coding sequence ATGATAGTAGATGAACGTATGGTGACGTTTATTCATTCGCTGGAGACGGAAAACAGTGAGATACTGGAGACGATAGAGAAAGAAGCGCTCGATACTTATGTGCCGATTATCCGAAAGGAGATGCAGAGCTTTTTGAAAGTACTTTTGCAGATCAAAAAGCCGATGCGGATATTGGAGGTCGGAACAGCAGTTGGATTTTCCGCACTTTTGATGAGTGAATATGTTTCGGAAGATTGTAAGATTACAACAATCGAAAAATATGAAAAGCGGATTCCGATCGCCCGCGAGAACTTTAAAAGAGCAGGAAAAGAAGAACAGATCACACTGCTTGAGGGAGATGCACTGGAAATCTTAAAATCACTTGATGAGACGTATGATTTTATTTTTATGGATGCGGCGAAAGGGCAGTACATTTATTATATGCCGGAAGTGGTTCGTCTGTTGGAACATGGAGGTGTGCTGGTGTCAGACAATGTGCTGCAAGAAGGAGATATCATTGAGTCCCGGTTTGCGGTAGAACGCAGAAATCGCACGATCCACAGCAGAATGAGAGAATATTTATATGAATTGAAACACCATAAATTATTGGAAAC
- a CDS encoding IreB family regulatory phosphoprotein, with protein sequence MSELSNTQFFQVGNAPQIQAKEILEIVYKALREKGYNPVNQIVGYIMSGDPTYITSHNGARSLIMKMERDELVEEMLKSYIEHHSWE encoded by the coding sequence ATGAGTGAATTAAGTAACACACAATTTTTTCAAGTGGGGAACGCACCACAAATTCAGGCAAAAGAGATTCTTGAAATTGTGTATAAAGCTCTGCGAGAAAAAGGGTACAATCCGGTGAATCAGATTGTTGGCTATATTATGTCTGGAGATCCTACTTATATTACGAGCCATAATGGAGCAAGAAGTCTGATCATGAAGATGGAACGAGATGAATTGGTAGAAGAGATGCTGAAGTCGTATATCGAGCATCATTCATGGGAATAA
- a CDS encoding 16S rRNA (uracil(1498)-N(3))-methyltransferase has protein sequence MHQFFVTPMQVKEDHIYIEGLDVNHIKNVLRMKVGEALKVSDGNNRKYLCEIESMTAQQVCVRIVEEQQVDTELPSKIYLFQGLPKSDKMELIVQKAVELGAYEIIPVATKRAVVKLDEKKALKKVERWRGIAESGAKQSGRNVIPKVTNVMSYKDALTYARGLDILLIPYELAEGMKETKQVIEEIKRGQSVGIFIGPEGGFETQEVEDAIANGARAITLGKRILRTETAGLTTLSILMYHLEE, from the coding sequence ATGCATCAGTTTTTTGTAACACCTATGCAGGTGAAAGAGGATCATATCTATATAGAAGGTCTGGATGTGAATCATATTAAAAATGTGCTCCGTATGAAAGTGGGCGAAGCGTTAAAAGTCAGTGACGGAAACAACCGAAAGTATCTCTGTGAGATTGAGTCAATGACGGCGCAACAGGTCTGTGTCCGGATTGTAGAAGAACAGCAGGTGGATACGGAGTTACCGTCAAAAATATATCTTTTTCAGGGACTTCCGAAAAGCGATAAGATGGAATTGATTGTACAAAAAGCGGTGGAACTTGGAGCGTATGAGATTATACCGGTCGCAACAAAACGTGCGGTTGTAAAGCTCGACGAGAAAAAGGCGTTAAAGAAAGTGGAGCGCTGGAGAGGAATTGCGGAAAGCGGAGCAAAGCAGTCCGGGCGCAACGTAATCCCGAAAGTGACAAATGTGATGTCTTATAAAGATGCTCTGACATATGCGAGGGGACTGGATATCCTTCTCATTCCGTATGAACTTGCAGAGGGAATGAAAGAGACAAAGCAGGTGATAGAGGAAATCAAAAGAGGACAATCCGTCGGTATTTTTATTGGACCGGAAGGTGGATTTGAGACACAGGAAGTAGAGGATGCCATTGCAAATGGAGCGAGAGCCATCACACTTGGCAAGCGGATTCTGAGAACGGAGACAGCAGGTCTTACGACACTGTCAATTTTGATGTATCACTTGGAAGAGTGA
- a CDS encoding Fur family transcriptional regulator: MSINQEEFKEMLKAKGLKVTNQRLIVLKVLDKHRDIHMAAEDIYKLVKAECPDIGLATVYRTVQLLLEMQLVDRINLDDGCVRYEIGHRVDGESKHTHHHLICKDCGKVLSFNDDLLEELENHIEKMTGFRVLDHELKFYGQCKDCAEKSAEKVT; the protein is encoded by the coding sequence ATGTCAATTAACCAGGAAGAGTTTAAAGAAATGTTAAAAGCCAAGGGATTGAAGGTGACGAATCAGAGACTGATTGTTTTAAAAGTATTGGATAAGCATCGGGATATCCATATGGCAGCAGAAGATATTTATAAGTTAGTAAAAGCGGAATGTCCGGATATCGGACTTGCTACAGTGTATAGAACGGTACAGTTGTTGTTGGAGATGCAATTGGTGGATCGGATCAATTTGGATGACGGTTGTGTACGGTATGAGATTGGGCATCGGGTAGATGGAGAATCAAAACATACACATCATCATTTGATTTGCAAAGATTGCGGAAAGGTGTTGTCATTTAACGATGATCTTTTAGAGGAGTTGGAAAATCACATAGAGAAAATGACGGGATTCCGTGTGTTAGACCACGAATTGAAATTCTATGGACAATGTAAGGACTGCGCCGAAAAAAGTGCAGAAAAAGTTACATAA
- a CDS encoding HPr family phosphocarrier protein, producing the protein MKTVDISLNSIDKVKSFVNDISKFDSDFDLVSGRYVIDAKSIMGIFSLDLSKPITLNIHADNANLDTIMEVLSAYTV; encoded by the coding sequence ATGAAAACAGTAGATATTTCTTTAAATTCAATCGACAAAGTAAAATCATTTGTAAATGATATCAGCAAATTTGATTCTGATTTTGATCTTGTATCTGGAAGATATGTTATCGACGCAAAATCGATTATGGGAATCTTTAGCTTAGATTTATCCAAACCGATCACATTAAACATTCACGCTGATAACGCTAACTTAGATACTATCATGGAAGTATTATCTGCATACACAGTATAA